Proteins from a single region of Desulfatiglans anilini DSM 4660:
- a CDS encoding SHOCT domain-containing protein, giving the protein MNQHRIGLVIAALGILCALISLVVVIVLSPLEGILLTLVFTGICGAVYWSVLRPILHDRALQKRGLPASAVILDALDTGTTVNRNPKVDLLLEIRPGEGGASYQARATPVVSRLQASLLQPGTAVEVKIDPRDRKRVALASVSTSGGLSRDPAESRLERLQDLHRKGLITEAEYRRKREEILRGL; this is encoded by the coding sequence ATGAATCAACACCGTATCGGTCTGGTCATCGCGGCCCTTGGCATCCTCTGCGCCCTGATCAGCCTGGTTGTGGTCATCGTCCTCTCGCCGCTCGAAGGGATTCTTCTCACCCTCGTGTTTACGGGCATCTGCGGGGCCGTATACTGGAGTGTCCTCCGCCCGATTCTGCATGACCGGGCGCTCCAGAAGCGGGGCCTTCCGGCCTCGGCCGTCATCCTCGACGCGCTGGACACGGGCACCACCGTCAATCGCAACCCCAAGGTCGACCTGCTGCTCGAGATCCGCCCCGGAGAGGGCGGTGCGTCCTATCAGGCCCGGGCCACTCCGGTCGTCTCCCGGCTTCAGGCATCGCTTCTGCAGCCGGGAACGGCGGTCGAGGTCAAGATCGATCCGCGCGACAGGAAGCGCGTGGCCCTCGCCTCGGTGAGTACGTCAGGCGGCCTGTCCCGTGACCCCGCGGAGTCCAGGCTCGAACGCCTGCAGGATCTCCATCGAAAGGGCCTTATCACCGAGGCCGAATACCGCCGCAAGCGGGAGGAGATCCTCCGCGGGCTTTGA
- a CDS encoding DUF4150 domain-containing protein — translation MFANTQMMGMDMAFPDVCLTPAPPAPPIPVPYPNIAMGPTANPGTACKKTFIMCMPAHNLGTMIPMTNGDNPGVSMGVASGTVMGPQRHLTGAFTVLFEGMPATRLTSASIQNSTNAPGMRLVPSQTKVILLAP, via the coding sequence ATGTTCGCCAATACGCAGATGATGGGGATGGATATGGCCTTTCCGGATGTGTGCCTGACACCGGCGCCTCCCGCACCGCCGATCCCGGTCCCCTATCCCAATATCGCCATGGGCCCGACCGCCAACCCGGGAACGGCCTGCAAGAAGACCTTCATCATGTGCATGCCGGCGCACAATCTCGGCACCATGATCCCCATGACGAACGGCGACAACCCCGGCGTCTCCATGGGCGTCGCCTCCGGGACGGTCATGGGGCCCCAGCGCCACCTGACCGGGGCCTTCACCGTGCTTTTCGAAGGGATGCCCGCGACCCGGCTGACGAGCGCCAGCATCCAGAACAGCACCAACGCCCCCGGGATGCGCCTCGTCCCGAGCCAGACGAAGGTGATCCTGCTCGCACCCTGA